From Pungitius pungitius chromosome 9, fPunPun2.1, whole genome shotgun sequence, one genomic window encodes:
- the LOC119217674 gene encoding synaptogyrin-3-like, which translates to MEPAGAYGARKAGGVAFDPVAFFTHPRTILRLMSWVFSIVVFGCIINEGYINIGSERLLCVFNNNAGACNYGVTVGVACFLGSIFFLILDVYFPSISSVKDRRRAVMLDLAFSGLASFLWFVGFCFLANQWQATSPDELPLAQGSDAARATITFCFFSILTWVVLTLSALRRFLTGSNRNLFTWQHADPPLGSARAMPYPIANGATIVTTNPYQAPPFTETLDPQKLTQQRPAAPVL; encoded by the exons ATGGAGCCAGCGGGCGCGTACGGCGCCAGGAAGGCCGGCGGCGTCGCCTTCGATCCGGTCGCCTTCTTCACTCATCCGCGGACCATCCTCAGGCTGATGTCGTGG GTTTTCTCCATAGTGGTGTTCGGCTGCATCATCAACGAGGGCTACATCAACATCGGCAGCGAGCGCCTGCTGTGCGTCTTCAACAACAACGCGGGTGCCTGTAACTACGGCGTCACCGTGGGCGTGGCCTGTTTCCTGGGGAGCATCTTCTTCCTGATCCTGGACGTTTACTTCCCGTCCATCAGCAGCGTCAAGGACCGGAGACGGGCTGTAATGCTGGACCTCGCCTTCTCTG GTCTCGCGAGCTTCCTGTGGTTCGTTGGATTCTGTTTTCTGGCCAATCAGTGGCAGGCTACCTCGCCAGACGAGCTGCCATTGGCCCAGGGCTCCGACGCCGCGAGAGCCACCATCactttctgcttcttctccatCCTGACCtgg GTTGTGCTGACGCTGAGTGCGCTGCGGCGCTTCTTAACCGGCAGCAACAGAAACCTGTTCACATGGCAACACGCGGATCCCCCCCTCGGCAGTGCCAGAGCGATGCCGTACCCCATCGCCAACGGAGCCACCATAGTAACCACCAACCCCTACCAAGCTCCCCCCTTCACCGAGACCCTGGACCCCCAGAAGCTCACGCAGCAAAGACCCGCGGCCCCTGTCCTCTAG